Part of the Pseudomonas abietaniphila genome is shown below.
CGGGGCTGAACATCAGCGCGGTAGAGGTCACGGCGTCGGGTCTGTCATTCATGTCTGTTCACCCGGAAACCGAAGCCCCGTGCATGGCGCTATACACCTCGGGCACGACCGGGCATCCCAAGGGCGTGATGCTCAGCCAGCGCAACCTGAGCCACTTCACTGCGTGGTATGCCGAGTACGTCGCGCTGTCGGAATGCAGCCGCGTGCTGCAGTTTTCGACGTTGAGTTTCGATTCGTCAGTGATCGACATCTTTCCAACGTTGTTAAGCGGCGCTGAACTGGTGGTGGCCAGCGAAGACCAACGGCGGGATCCGCTGCAGCTTATGGAGCTGCTCGAGCAGAACCTGAGCCATGCCTTTCTACCGCCTGCGTTGCTCAGCATTCTGCCGGTGGAGCGTCCCCTGAAGCTCGAGCATCTCTGCACCGGCGGCGATGTTTGCGAGCCTTATGTAATCGAGCGGCTGGCGGGGCATTGTCAGTTCCACAACCTGTACGGGCCGACCGAGGCCACGGTACTGATCACCGCAGGACAGTTCCAGCCGGGCAGCAGCAACCGCAACCTGGGGCGACCTATCGCCAACAGTCAGTTGTTGATTCTCGACGAACAGATGCAGCCGGTTGCCGAGCAGACGCCGGGCGAGTTGTACATCGTGGGTCCCGGCGTCGGTCTGGGTTACATCCACAACCCGGCACTGACTGATGAGCGCTACATGCGAATCGCCCTCGGCAATGGAGAAAGCGTGCGCGCCTATCGCACGGGAGATATCGGCAAGTGGAGCGACGAGGGCGTGGAGTTGTCCGGGCGGCGGGACAATCAGGTGAAGATCCGGGGCTTTCGGGTTGAGCCAGAAGAAATCGAACACTGCCTGCGTGACAGCCAACTGTATCGACAGGTCGCAGTGGTGATCGATGATCAGCGCAGGATTCTGGCATTTCTTGCACAACCACACGGTGTCGAGCCCGATGCCGCACGGCATCTGCTCAAAGCCCATATCGAGCGGTTGTTACCCGACTACATGCGCCCGGCTGCCTACACCGAGCTGGCGACAATGCCTTTCGCAAATAGCGGCAAGATTGATCGCAAAGCGTTGCTGCAATTGCCGGTCAACCTGACGGAGCAAACGCCACGCCGTCCGCCTGAAAGCGAGAATGAGCGAATCCTGCAGAAACTGTGGGCCGACCTGCTGGAGCTTCCAGCCGGGGACATTTCGACCGATGAAAGCTTCTTCAACCTCGGCGGTCACTCGATTCTGTTGTCGCAGATGCTATTGGGCATTCGCGAGCATTTCGGCCGCAGTATCCCCATCAACCGCTTTATCGAAGCGCCCACGTTGGTCAATCTTGCGTCACTGATCGACAGTGACGGCGCTTCATCCTGGACGGTCAGTCCGCAAGCACTCAAAGACGCCTCGACGCCCATCGAACTACCGATCCTGCCCGTCGGCAAACTCGGCGACGTGCACAAGATCATCGTCACCGGAGCCAATGGCTTTCTCGGCGTTCACCTCGTTGAGGCACTCCTGGCGTGGGGCGCGACGGAGGTGGCGTGCCTGGTGCGTGAGGGCGGCGGCATGACGGCGCAGGACCGGTTTGTCGAATCCTTGCGCGAAAACCGGTTGGAGCATCTGGATCTGAACAGAGTGCGCGTATACGCCGCCGACGTCACCCGCCCGCAACTCGGCCTGGCTGATGATGTTTACGAGCGACTGGACCGTGAGTTCGGCGCCTTGATTCACAATGCGGCCAACGTCAATCACGTCCAGGATTACGAGACGCTCGCCAAGGACAACGTTACGCCGATCTTCGAGTGCATGAGGCTCTGTGAAGGGCGCAGCAAGAAGGTGTTCAACTTCGTCTCGACGCTCTCTGCCTCCAGCGCCGTAGACGCCGACGGCAGCGTTCTGGAGGCCCCTGCTGCCGAGACGCCGCCAATCTACATCAAGAACGGCTACAACCTCTCCAAATGGGTCGCTGAACGCATTCTGCAGCAAGCGCGCGAGCAAGGTGCGTGGGTCAACATCTATCGCCCGGGAAACATCGCCTTCAACAGCGTCACGGGCGTCTGTCAGCCACACAAAAACCGCTTGATGCTGATGCTCAAAGGCTCAATGCAGTTAGGTCAGGTGCCTGACTTCTCGATGACCTTTGACCTGATGCCCGTGGACTTCCTTGCCCGCTTCATCGGCTTTCACAGCAGCCGCTATCAGCCATCACGCGCGGTATTCAACCTGCACAACCCCGAACCCTTGAGCTGGACCGGTTACCTCGATGCGTTTCGCGAAGCCGGTCGCCAGTTCGAGATGGTCAGCGTCGCGCACTGGCAGACCCAGCTCAACCGAGTCGATAGCCAGAACGCGCTGTTTGGCGTGCTGGGGTTCTATCTCGACGGTTTCGAGGAAGACATCGGCGACATCTCGACGATCGCGTACCAGAACGCCCTGGCCGGCGTGCAGCGCATGGGGGAACGCTACCCGCAGAAAACCCCGGCGCTGCTGCGCAAAGGCTGCGACTACCTGAAAGAGATCGACTTCATCTGACTGATCCCAAAGGCAACACTCACGCACGTAATGGAGAACGACATGAATGCAATCAATACGATCCACCCCCTGAAACCCGACACCTTGATCAGCAACCCTGTAGGCACGCCGGTTGTATCGACAGTTTCAGTCCCGGTCGACGCGCAGGCAGTCTGGGCGGTCGTCGGTGATTTCGG
Proteins encoded:
- a CDS encoding non-ribosomal peptide synthetase, with amino-acid sequence MKRLEIVLIGHSRALGELTIELEACGHLTHQLPDAHALEHSPVYGASLLIEDGTLALTNTRLAAFKTDVHLGLRVGLTPDVEGALPRLELLCWYGSATAQKLISRRILPTEPSGNGRMLRDTAIATLVEDVALLVSRLSRDAGVLAQAERIEPPQSQWQEGLHTLDRLAFEHRFNQTAQPHLLSIAQQPMVARLDQSFATFADRYALKIDGQRIRYDALRDHSVAIQALMRPLLARSSDEPLVIGICLPKCAALFAGIIAILGYGAVYLPLDPSQPLQRQQYILENANAVLLLHDGQHPLAGQSVPGLNISAVEVTASGLSFMSVHPETEAPCMALYTSGTTGHPKGVMLSQRNLSHFTAWYAEYVALSECSRVLQFSTLSFDSSVIDIFPTLLSGAELVVASEDQRRDPLQLMELLEQNLSHAFLPPALLSILPVERPLKLEHLCTGGDVCEPYVIERLAGHCQFHNLYGPTEATVLITAGQFQPGSSNRNLGRPIANSQLLILDEQMQPVAEQTPGELYIVGPGVGLGYIHNPALTDERYMRIALGNGESVRAYRTGDIGKWSDEGVELSGRRDNQVKIRGFRVEPEEIEHCLRDSQLYRQVAVVIDDQRRILAFLAQPHGVEPDAARHLLKAHIERLLPDYMRPAAYTELATMPFANSGKIDRKALLQLPVNLTEQTPRRPPESENERILQKLWADLLELPAGDISTDESFFNLGGHSILLSQMLLGIREHFGRSIPINRFIEAPTLVNLASLIDSDGASSWTVSPQALKDASTPIELPILPVGKLGDVHKIIVTGANGFLGVHLVEALLAWGATEVACLVREGGGMTAQDRFVESLRENRLEHLDLNRVRVYAADVTRPQLGLADDVYERLDREFGALIHNAANVNHVQDYETLAKDNVTPIFECMRLCEGRSKKVFNFVSTLSASSAVDADGSVLEAPAAETPPIYIKNGYNLSKWVAERILQQAREQGAWVNIYRPGNIAFNSVTGVCQPHKNRLMLMLKGSMQLGQVPDFSMTFDLMPVDFLARFIGFHSSRYQPSRAVFNLHNPEPLSWTGYLDAFREAGRQFEMVSVAHWQTQLNRVDSQNALFGVLGFYLDGFEEDIGDISTIAYQNALAGVQRMGERYPQKTPALLRKGCDYLKEIDFI